A single region of the Pseudomonas solani genome encodes:
- a CDS encoding phosphoribosyltransferase family protein → MLLKDVYTSAKVVRSGSHFTTVNEFTDQLPALRPKVLWEAALAVVKAGNFTVDKIVTEEDKGAPLATLVSVMTNTPLAIARWYPYSLGTHNEVKVKIDSEYFRGDLYLNGVLPGDTVAIIDDTISTGGALIALIKAIREAGGTVGEVVCVVEKVESRGVERVLNETGIVVKTIMKISVAEAGVEVLANE, encoded by the coding sequence ATGCTTCTCAAGGACGTTTACACATCTGCCAAAGTAGTAAGGTCAGGAAGCCATTTCACTACCGTCAACGAGTTCACGGATCAGTTGCCTGCACTTCGCCCCAAGGTCCTCTGGGAAGCGGCCTTAGCGGTGGTTAAGGCTGGCAATTTCACTGTGGATAAAATCGTGACAGAGGAGGATAAAGGTGCGCCATTGGCCACTTTGGTCTCTGTCATGACAAACACTCCGCTGGCTATTGCTCGCTGGTACCCCTATAGCTTAGGCACTCATAATGAGGTAAAGGTAAAAATTGATTCTGAGTACTTTCGCGGTGATTTGTACTTGAATGGTGTTCTCCCGGGCGACACAGTCGCAATTATTGATGACACTATAAGCACAGGCGGTGCTTTGATCGCTTTGATTAAAGCTATTCGTGAAGCTGGTGGAACTGTTGGTGAAGTCGTCTGCGTGGTAGAGAAGGTCGAAAGCCGTGGAGTTGAGCGGGTTCTCAATGAGACCGGAATCGTCGTTAAAACGATAATGAAGATATCTGTAGCAGAGGCTGGTGTGGAGGTACTAGCCAATGAATGA
- the dapF gene encoding diaminopimelate epimerase gives MLLRFTKMHGLGNDFMVLDLVSQHAHIQPKHAKQWGDRNTGIGFDQLLIVEAPTNPDVDFRYRIFNSDGSEVEQCGNGARCFARFVLDKRLTVKKQIRVETKSGIIELDVRADGQVRVDMGPPRLAPQQIPFVAEGEALNYSVEVEGRPIELAALSMGNPHAVLRVEDIDKAPVHELGPKIEHHSRFPQRVNVGFLQVIDRNQARLRVWERGAGETQACGTGACAAAVAAIRQGWMDSPVQLELPGGKLSIEWAGPDQSVMMTGPAVRVYEGQVRL, from the coding sequence ATGCTGCTGCGTTTCACCAAGATGCACGGCCTGGGCAACGACTTCATGGTCCTCGACCTGGTCAGCCAGCACGCGCACATCCAGCCCAAGCACGCCAAGCAATGGGGCGATCGCAACACCGGCATCGGCTTCGACCAGTTGCTGATAGTGGAGGCGCCGACCAACCCGGACGTCGACTTCCGCTACCGCATCTTCAACTCCGACGGCTCCGAGGTCGAACAGTGCGGCAACGGCGCGCGCTGCTTCGCCCGCTTCGTGCTGGACAAGCGCCTGACGGTGAAGAAGCAGATCCGCGTCGAGACCAAGAGCGGCATCATCGAGCTGGACGTCCGCGCCGACGGCCAGGTCCGCGTCGACATGGGCCCGCCACGCCTGGCGCCCCAGCAGATTCCCTTCGTCGCCGAAGGCGAGGCGCTGAACTACAGCGTCGAGGTCGAAGGCCGCCCGATCGAACTGGCCGCCCTGTCCATGGGCAACCCCCATGCGGTGCTGCGCGTCGAGGACATCGACAAGGCGCCGGTCCACGAGCTGGGCCCGAAGATCGAACACCACTCGCGCTTCCCGCAACGGGTCAACGTCGGCTTCCTCCAGGTGATCGACCGCAACCAGGCGCGCCTGCGCGTGTGGGAGCGTGGCGCCGGGGAAACCCAGGCCTGCGGTACCGGTGCCTGCGCCGCCGCCGTGGCCGCCATCCGCCAGGGCTGGATGGACTCTCCCGTGCAACTGGAGCTGCCGGGTGGCAAGCTGTCCATCGAATGGGCCGGCCCCGACCAGTCCGTGATGATGACCGGACCCGCCGTGCGCGTGTATGAAGGGCAGGTCCGCCTATGA
- a CDS encoding DMT family transporter — MPQKNYKTPIIAYFCLALSMCMVGSNIGIGKIVVAELPVFLFAALRFLIATLILAPGMIRPSFRHGLNSSSWGGLFMQSFFGCFLFSLFMLYGVIYTSATSAGIITSALPSVIALLAWLWLRERVDGRGATAIALAVLGIALLNVHDASSSEKSSMLGNVLVLCAVLAEALFAVFSRRLSLSVHPWAMAFGVNLIGALLFLPLAIPQAIAFDWSTPSVELWCWILLYSITASVLSFLLWYRGISEVPANVAGLFTGVMPVSAALIGLLVLGELMSTGHLIGMGLVLASILFGAKTRPDSSRGHSESASEVSE; from the coding sequence ATGCCGCAAAAAAACTACAAGACACCAATAATCGCCTATTTCTGCCTTGCTCTCTCAATGTGTATGGTCGGTAGTAATATCGGTATTGGTAAGATAGTTGTAGCAGAACTGCCGGTTTTTCTCTTCGCTGCGTTGCGCTTTCTAATTGCAACTCTCATTCTTGCCCCTGGTATGATCAGGCCCTCATTTCGACATGGGCTTAATTCGTCTAGCTGGGGTGGGCTTTTTATGCAGTCTTTCTTTGGCTGCTTTCTTTTTAGCCTCTTTATGCTCTATGGCGTGATCTACACTTCGGCGACAAGTGCCGGCATCATCACGAGCGCACTTCCGTCAGTCATAGCACTTTTAGCATGGCTATGGCTTCGTGAAAGAGTAGATGGCCGGGGTGCAACTGCTATCGCGCTTGCTGTGCTGGGCATCGCGTTGCTAAACGTGCACGACGCAAGCTCTTCTGAAAAGAGCAGCATGCTGGGTAATGTGCTGGTACTTTGTGCGGTTCTTGCTGAGGCGCTATTTGCGGTTTTCTCTCGTCGGCTTTCGTTATCTGTTCACCCGTGGGCTATGGCGTTTGGAGTTAACCTCATAGGTGCACTGCTTTTTCTTCCTCTCGCTATTCCCCAAGCAATTGCTTTTGACTGGAGCACGCCTAGTGTAGAGCTATGGTGTTGGATTTTGCTGTACTCCATTACTGCTAGCGTGCTCTCCTTTCTTCTGTGGTACAGAGGTATCTCAGAGGTGCCAGCCAACGTAGCAGGCCTGTTCACTGGGGTTATGCCCGTCAGTGCAGCATTGATCGGCTTGCTAGTACTGGGGGAGTTGATGTCGACAGGTCACCTGATCGGCATGGGGCTGGTTCTGGCGTCAATTTTATTCGGCGCTAAGACGAGGCCAGATTCCTCGCGAGGTCACTCAGAAAGTGCGAGCGAGGTGTCCGAGTGA
- the sutA gene encoding transcriptional regulator SutA: MSDEDLEQDELEASDEDEGEELAAAEDSDDGDSESDSESPASGGKSKGKKAAVEVEELPSIEAKQKERDALARAMEDFLARGGKVQEVEPNVVADPPKKPDSKYGSRPI; the protein is encoded by the coding sequence ATGAGCGACGAAGATCTGGAACAAGACGAGCTCGAGGCATCCGACGAGGATGAGGGCGAGGAGCTTGCGGCGGCCGAAGACAGCGATGACGGCGATAGCGAGAGTGACAGCGAATCCCCAGCGTCCGGCGGCAAGAGCAAGGGCAAGAAGGCGGCGGTAGAAGTCGAAGAACTGCCCAGCATCGAAGCCAAGCAGAAGGAGCGCGATGCGCTCGCGCGGGCCATGGAAGATTTCCTGGCGCGCGGTGGCAAGGTGCAGGAAGTCGAGCCCAATGTGGTTGCCGACCCGCCCAAGAAGCCGGACAGCAAGTACGGCAGCCGCCCCATCTAA
- a CDS encoding YggS family pyridoxal phosphate-dependent enzyme: MNEVVSNFRVVSSEIDSELQRRAEQDRKVQLVVVSKFHGVERIRPLLEDGHRTFGESRLEEAREKWSTLAAEFNDVSLHYIGAMQSKKIKDIVKIFDVIQSIDKPETAMRVAKEIDRQNRSVSCLIQINIGREPQKSGVSPEDFEKLFRLSTEEYCLNISGVMCILPAGVDASPYFLRMKKIRDTYGLPELSIGMSDDYVCAVSHGATMVRVGARILGARN, from the coding sequence ATGAATGAGGTAGTTAGTAATTTTCGAGTTGTCAGTAGTGAGATCGACTCGGAACTCCAACGCCGTGCGGAGCAAGATAGGAAGGTGCAGTTAGTCGTAGTTTCAAAATTTCACGGTGTTGAGCGGATCCGCCCCTTGCTTGAAGATGGTCATCGCACCTTCGGTGAAAGCAGGTTGGAGGAGGCGCGGGAAAAGTGGTCAACCCTTGCTGCGGAATTTAATGACGTTAGCCTTCATTACATAGGAGCAATGCAGTCAAAGAAAATTAAAGATATCGTCAAAATTTTCGATGTGATTCAGTCTATAGATAAGCCAGAGACTGCAATGCGAGTCGCTAAAGAAATTGATCGGCAAAATAGAAGCGTGAGCTGTCTTATTCAAATAAATATCGGTCGGGAACCACAAAAATCCGGCGTGTCGCCGGAAGATTTTGAAAAATTATTCCGTCTGTCTACGGAGGAGTACTGCCTGAATATATCAGGGGTTATGTGTATTCTTCCCGCTGGAGTTGACGCGTCTCCATATTTCTTGCGTATGAAAAAAATCAGAGATACCTATGGATTGCCTGAGCTTAGCATTGGCATGAGTGATGACTACGTGTGCGCAGTTTCGCATGGGGCAACTATGGTACGGGTTGGAGCAAGAATTCTCGGGGCGAGAAATTAG
- the xerC gene encoding tyrosine recombinase XerC — MNADLDRYIEHLRSERQVSPHTLDGYRRDLGKVVALCETFAIADWPALDPRSLRSMVARLHQQGQSSRSLARLLSAVRGLYRYLVREGVCRHDPASGLSAPKGERRLPKTLDADRAQQLLDGAVEDDFIARRDQAILELFYSSGLRLSELVGLNLDGLDLSDGSVRVHGKGNKVRELPVGRMARQALEQWLPLRALANPQDGAVFVGRTGRRLGPRAIQLRVRAAGVRELGQHLHPHMLRHSFASHMLESSQDLRAVQELLGHADISTTQIYTHLDFQHLAAVYDKAHPRAKRNKANDE; from the coding sequence ATGAACGCCGATCTGGACCGCTACATCGAACACCTGCGCAGCGAACGCCAGGTCTCGCCCCACACCCTCGACGGCTACCGCCGTGACCTGGGCAAGGTCGTCGCCCTGTGCGAGACCTTCGCCATCGCCGACTGGCCCGCCCTCGACCCGCGCAGCCTGCGCAGCATGGTCGCCCGCCTGCACCAGCAGGGGCAGTCAAGCCGCAGCCTGGCGCGCCTGCTCTCGGCGGTACGCGGGCTCTACCGCTACCTGGTGCGTGAAGGCGTCTGCCGCCACGACCCGGCCAGCGGCCTTAGCGCCCCCAAAGGCGAGCGCCGCCTGCCCAAGACCCTGGATGCCGACCGCGCCCAGCAACTGCTGGATGGCGCCGTGGAAGATGACTTCATCGCCCGCCGCGACCAGGCCATCCTGGAACTCTTCTATTCCTCAGGGCTGCGCCTGTCGGAGCTGGTGGGGCTAAACCTAGACGGCCTGGACCTGAGCGACGGCAGCGTGCGCGTGCACGGCAAGGGCAACAAGGTGCGCGAACTGCCGGTGGGCCGCATGGCGCGGCAGGCACTGGAGCAATGGCTGCCACTGCGCGCCCTGGCCAACCCACAGGACGGCGCGGTATTCGTCGGCCGCACCGGCCGCCGCCTGGGGCCTCGCGCCATCCAGCTGCGGGTGCGGGCCGCCGGGGTCCGCGAACTGGGCCAGCACCTGCACCCGCACATGCTGCGCCACTCCTTCGCCAGCCACATGCTGGAATCCTCCCAGGACCTGCGCGCGGTGCAGGAGCTGCTCGGCCACGCCGACATCTCCACCACGCAGATCTACACCCACCTGGATTTCCAGCACCTGGCAGCGGTCTACGACAAGGCCCACCCACGGGCCAAGCGCAACAAGGCGAACGACGAATGA
- a CDS encoding DUF484 family protein encodes MSDKHQEPPQHLDSETVAAYLRHHPEFFVDHEELIPELRIPHQPGEAVSLVERQVKLLRERNIEMRHRLSQLMDVARDNDRLFDKTRRLVLDLLDAGTLEEVVSAVEDSLRHEFQVPFVSLILFSDSTLPVGRSVTSVEAQQAIGGLLVAGKTICGVLRAHELEFLFGKDEGPKVGSAAVVSLNHQGQHGVLAIGSHDPQHYKSSLGTLFLGYIAEVLARVLPLFASPLRSVR; translated from the coding sequence ATGAGTGACAAGCACCAGGAACCGCCTCAGCACCTCGACTCCGAAACGGTCGCCGCCTACCTGCGGCACCACCCGGAGTTCTTCGTCGACCACGAAGAGCTGATTCCCGAACTGCGCATCCCGCACCAGCCGGGCGAAGCCGTGTCCCTGGTGGAACGCCAGGTCAAGCTGCTGCGCGAGCGCAACATCGAGATGCGCCATCGGCTGTCGCAGCTGATGGACGTGGCCCGGGACAACGACCGGTTGTTCGACAAGACCCGTCGCCTGGTGCTCGACCTGCTCGACGCCGGCACCCTGGAAGAAGTGGTCAGCGCGGTGGAAGACAGCCTGCGCCACGAGTTCCAGGTGCCCTTCGTCAGCCTCATCCTGTTCAGCGACAGCACCCTCCCGGTCGGCCGCAGCGTCACCAGCGTGGAGGCCCAGCAAGCCATCGGCGGCCTGCTGGTGGCCGGCAAGACCATCTGCGGGGTGCTCCGCGCCCACGAGCTGGAATTCCTCTTTGGCAAGGACGAAGGCCCCAAGGTCGGCTCCGCCGCCGTGGTGTCCCTCAACCACCAGGGCCAGCATGGCGTCCTCGCCATCGGCAGCCACGACCCGCAGCACTACAAGAGCTCGCTGGGCACCCTGTTCCTCGGCTACATCGCCGAAGTCCTGGCCCGCGTGCTGCCCCTCTTCGCCTCCCCGCTGCGCTCCGTGAGGTAG
- the lptM gene encoding LPS translocon maturation chaperone LptM: MKRLLTPLVALVAVACLLAGCGQKGPLYLPDESKPSSAEHSH, from the coding sequence ATGAAGCGACTGCTCACCCCTCTCGTCGCGCTCGTCGCCGTCGCCTGCCTGCTCGCCGGTTGCGGCCAGAAGGGCCCGCTGTACCTGCCGGACGAATCCAAGCCGTCTTCCGCCGAACATTCGCACTAA
- the lysA gene encoding diaminopimelate decarboxylase, whose translation MDAFTYRDGELFAEGVALSAIAARFGTPTYVYSRSHIEAQYRSYADALAGVPHLVCYAVKANSNLGVLNLLARLGSGFDIVSSGELERVLAAGGAADRIVFSGVGKSRDDMRRALEVGVHCFNVESTEELERLQVVAAEMDMKAPVSLRVNPDVDAGTHPYISTGLKENKFGIAIAAAEAVYLHAASLPNLEVVGVDCHIGSQLTTLAPFLDALDRLLALIDRLAEQGVHIRHLDLGGGLGVRYKDEEPPLAGDYIKAVRERIGARKLALVFEPGRYIVANAGVLLTQVEYLKHTEHKDFAIIDAAMNDLIRPALYQAWMDVVPVEPREGEKRRYDLVGPICETGDFLAKDRDLALAEGDLLAVRSAGAYGFVMSSNYNTRGRAAEVLVDGERAYEVRRRETVEELYAGESLLPE comes from the coding sequence ATGGACGCCTTCACTTACCGCGATGGTGAGCTCTTCGCGGAGGGCGTGGCATTGTCCGCCATCGCCGCGCGCTTCGGCACACCCACCTATGTCTACTCGCGCAGCCACATCGAAGCCCAGTACCGCTCCTACGCCGATGCCCTGGCAGGCGTACCGCACCTGGTCTGCTACGCGGTCAAGGCCAACTCCAACCTCGGCGTGCTGAACCTGCTGGCCCGCCTGGGCTCGGGCTTCGACATCGTCTCCAGCGGCGAGCTGGAGCGTGTGCTCGCCGCCGGCGGCGCGGCCGACCGCATCGTCTTCTCCGGCGTCGGCAAGAGCCGTGACGACATGCGTCGCGCCCTGGAAGTCGGCGTGCACTGCTTCAACGTCGAGTCCACCGAGGAACTCGAGCGCCTGCAGGTCGTCGCCGCCGAAATGGACATGAAGGCACCGGTCTCGCTGCGGGTGAACCCCGACGTCGACGCCGGCACCCACCCGTACATTTCCACCGGCCTCAAGGAAAACAAGTTCGGCATCGCCATCGCCGCTGCCGAAGCCGTGTACCTGCACGCCGCCTCGCTGCCGAACCTGGAAGTGGTCGGCGTCGACTGCCACATCGGCTCCCAGCTGACCACCCTGGCGCCCTTCCTCGATGCCCTCGACCGCCTGCTGGCGCTGATCGACCGCCTCGCCGAACAGGGCGTGCACATCCGCCACCTGGACCTCGGTGGCGGCCTCGGCGTGCGCTACAAGGATGAAGAGCCGCCGCTGGCCGGCGACTACATCAAGGCCGTGCGCGAGCGCATCGGCGCGCGCAAGCTGGCGCTGGTCTTCGAGCCGGGCCGCTACATCGTCGCCAACGCCGGCGTGCTGCTGACCCAGGTCGAGTACCTCAAGCACACCGAGCACAAGGACTTCGCGATCATCGACGCGGCCATGAACGACCTGATCCGCCCGGCCCTGTACCAGGCGTGGATGGACGTGGTGCCGGTGGAGCCCCGCGAAGGTGAGAAGCGCCGTTACGACCTGGTCGGCCCCATTTGCGAAACCGGCGACTTCCTCGCCAAGGACCGCGACCTGGCCCTGGCCGAAGGTGATCTGCTGGCGGTGCGTTCCGCCGGTGCCTACGGCTTCGTCATGAGCTCCAACTACAACACCCGCGGCCGCGCCGCCGAGGTGCTGGTGGATGGCGAGCGGGCATACGAGGTCCGCCGTCGCGAGACCGTCGAGGAACTCTACGCCGGCGAAAGCCTGCTACCGGAGTAA
- the glnK gene encoding P-II family nitrogen regulator, whose product MKLVTAIIKPFKLDDVRESLSEIGVQGITVTEVKGFGRQKGHTELYRGAEYVVDFLPKVKIDVAIADDQLDRVIEAITKAANTGKIGDGKIFVVNLEQAIRIRTGETGTDAI is encoded by the coding sequence ATGAAGCTAGTCACTGCCATCATCAAGCCGTTCAAACTCGATGACGTGCGCGAGTCGCTGTCCGAGATCGGCGTGCAGGGCATCACCGTTACTGAAGTCAAAGGCTTCGGTCGGCAGAAGGGTCATACCGAGCTGTACCGTGGCGCGGAATACGTGGTCGATTTCCTGCCCAAGGTGAAGATCGATGTCGCCATCGCCGACGATCAACTGGATCGCGTGATCGAGGCCATCACCAAGGCAGCCAACACCGGCAAGATCGGTGACGGCAAGATCTTCGTCGTCAATCTGGAACAGGCCATCCGCATCCGTACCGGCGAAACCGGCACAGACGCGATCTAA
- a CDS encoding secondary thiamine-phosphate synthase enzyme YjbQ, whose amino-acid sequence MWQQTLISLRARPRGFHLVTDELLANLPELRRCRVGLLHLWLQHTSASLTVNENADPSVRRDFERFFNRLVPQGEGGYEHDYEGPDDLPAHFKSSLLGCQLMLPIQEGRLALGTWQGIYLGEHRDHGGVRRVVATLNGEAI is encoded by the coding sequence ATGTGGCAGCAGACCCTGATCAGCCTGCGCGCACGGCCACGCGGCTTTCATCTGGTGACCGATGAGCTGCTGGCGAATTTGCCGGAACTGCGACGCTGTCGCGTCGGTCTGTTGCACCTGTGGTTGCAGCACACATCGGCATCACTGACCGTCAATGAAAATGCCGACCCCTCGGTGAGGCGCGATTTCGAGCGATTCTTCAATCGCCTCGTGCCCCAGGGCGAGGGTGGCTACGAACATGACTATGAAGGCCCGGATGACCTTCCGGCGCATTTCAAGTCGAGCCTGCTGGGCTGCCAGCTGATGCTGCCGATACAGGAAGGGCGGCTCGCGCTGGGAACCTGGCAGGGGATTTACCTGGGCGAACACCGCGATCATGGCGGCGTGCGCCGGGTCGTCGCCACGCTCAACGGCGAGGCGATCTGA
- a CDS encoding TlpA disulfide reductase family protein, translating to MNSLQIGPVALSASQALFYLGFFAALGCGWWLGRKRGANPEGALFAMLVAGGLAARLAFVAFYFAEYRAEPWRMLDIRDGGFLLLPGLALAALVGILHARRHPAVRRPLGIALLVGATLWGGGSALLGALERGRLLPEVALSDLDGKPVDIRELDGRPLVINLWATWCPPCRREMPALQAAQQARPDLRFVLINQGENAEHVKRFLQEQGLEVQDVLIDGGNRFGALTGSYGLPTTLFYDGQGRMLKSHMGELSRASLNRELESLTTE from the coding sequence ATGAACAGCCTGCAAATCGGCCCTGTCGCCCTTTCCGCCTCCCAGGCGCTTTTCTACCTGGGCTTCTTCGCCGCACTCGGTTGTGGCTGGTGGCTGGGGCGCAAACGAGGCGCCAATCCCGAAGGCGCACTATTCGCCATGCTGGTCGCCGGGGGGCTGGCGGCGCGTCTCGCCTTCGTCGCTTTCTATTTCGCCGAGTACCGTGCCGAACCCTGGCGCATGCTGGATATCCGCGACGGCGGCTTCCTCCTGCTGCCCGGCCTGGCGCTGGCGGCACTGGTGGGCATTCTCCATGCCCGTCGCCACCCAGCCGTGCGCCGCCCCTTGGGTATCGCCCTGCTGGTGGGCGCCACGCTCTGGGGCGGGGGCAGCGCACTGCTGGGGGCACTGGAACGTGGCCGGCTGCTGCCGGAGGTGGCACTGAGCGACCTCGACGGCAAGCCTGTGGATATCCGCGAACTGGACGGCCGGCCGCTGGTGATCAACCTCTGGGCCACCTGGTGCCCGCCGTGCCGCCGCGAGATGCCGGCCCTGCAAGCGGCCCAGCAGGCCCGGCCCGACCTGCGCTTCGTGCTGATCAACCAGGGCGAGAACGCCGAGCACGTGAAACGCTTCCTGCAGGAGCAGGGCCTGGAGGTGCAGGACGTGCTGATCGACGGCGGCAACCGCTTCGGCGCGCTGACCGGCTCCTACGGCCTGCCGACCACACTGTTCTACGACGGCCAGGGGCGGATGCTGAAGAGCCACATGGGCGAACTGTCCCGGGCCAGCCTCAACCGTGAGCTGGAGAGCCTGACCACCGAGTGA
- a CDS encoding accessory factor UbiK family protein: MLPPKALLDALGAHASRLFSGDTPLPRAEFETQFKALLQSAFSKLDLVSREEFDSQMAVLARTRARLEALEAKVAELEATPTPPPNE; the protein is encoded by the coding sequence ATGCTGCCACCCAAAGCTCTGCTAGACGCCCTCGGTGCCCACGCCTCCCGCTTGTTCAGCGGCGATACCCCGCTGCCCCGCGCCGAATTCGAAACCCAGTTCAAAGCCCTGCTGCAGAGCGCCTTCAGCAAGCTCGACCTGGTAAGCCGCGAGGAATTCGACAGCCAGATGGCCGTCCTCGCCCGTACCCGCGCCCGCCTCGAGGCCCTGGAAGCCAAGGTCGCCGAGCTGGAAGCCACGCCCACCCCTCCGCCGAACGAGTGA
- a CDS encoding ammonium transporter: MTLRKAAGLGALLSLVTPGLAMAADEVVLNSGDTAWMLTATALVLFMTIPGLALFYGGMVRSKNILSVMMQCFAITGLISILWVVFGYSLAFDTTGMEQGVVNFNSFVGGFGKAFLSGLTVDSLTSAFPESVFITFQMTFAIITPALIVGAFAERMKFSAMLIFMAIWFTLVYAPIAHMVWSGNGGLMWDWGVLDFAGGTVVHINAGVAGLVACLVLGKRKGYPTTPMAPHNLGYTLVGAAMLWIGWFGFNAGSAVAANGTAGMAMLVTQIATAAAALGWMFAEWLTHGKPSALGIASGVVAGLVAITPAAGTVGPMGALIIGLAAGVLCFFSATSLKRKLGYDDSLDAFGVHGIGGIIGALLTGVFAAPALGGFGAVEDIASQVFIQFKGVAFTVVYTAIVTFVILKVLDLVMGLRVSEEEETVGLDLAQHNERGYNL, encoded by the coding sequence ATGACTCTGCGTAAAGCCGCAGGGCTAGGAGCCCTTTTGTCCCTCGTTACCCCCGGCCTCGCCATGGCCGCTGACGAGGTCGTGCTGAACAGCGGTGATACCGCGTGGATGCTGACCGCTACCGCGCTGGTGCTGTTCATGACCATTCCCGGCCTGGCGCTGTTCTACGGCGGCATGGTGCGTTCCAAGAACATCCTCTCGGTGATGATGCAGTGCTTCGCCATCACCGGCCTGATCAGCATCCTCTGGGTCGTCTTCGGCTACAGCCTGGCCTTCGACACCACCGGGATGGAGCAGGGCGTCGTCAACTTCAACTCCTTCGTCGGTGGCTTCGGCAAGGCCTTCCTGTCCGGTCTGACCGTCGACAGCCTGACCTCCGCCTTCCCTGAAAGCGTGTTCATCACCTTCCAGATGACCTTCGCCATCATCACCCCGGCCCTGATCGTCGGTGCCTTCGCCGAGCGCATGAAGTTCTCCGCGATGCTGATCTTCATGGCCATCTGGTTCACCCTCGTCTATGCACCGATCGCCCACATGGTGTGGAGCGGCAACGGTGGCCTGATGTGGGACTGGGGCGTACTGGACTTCGCTGGCGGTACCGTGGTGCACATCAACGCCGGTGTCGCCGGCCTGGTGGCCTGCCTGGTACTGGGCAAGCGCAAGGGCTACCCGACCACTCCGATGGCCCCGCACAACCTGGGCTACACCCTGGTCGGCGCCGCCATGCTGTGGATCGGCTGGTTCGGCTTCAACGCCGGCTCCGCCGTTGCCGCCAACGGTACCGCCGGCATGGCCATGCTGGTCACCCAGATCGCCACGGCCGCCGCTGCCCTGGGCTGGATGTTCGCCGAGTGGCTGACCCACGGTAAGCCGAGCGCCCTGGGCATCGCTTCCGGCGTGGTCGCCGGCCTGGTCGCCATCACCCCGGCTGCCGGCACCGTCGGCCCGATGGGCGCCCTGATCATCGGCCTGGCCGCTGGCGTCCTGTGCTTCTTCAGCGCCACCAGCCTGAAGCGCAAGCTGGGCTACGACGACTCCCTGGACGCCTTCGGCGTACACGGCATCGGCGGCATCATCGGTGCCCTGCTGACCGGCGTGTTCGCGGCCCCGGCCCTGGGTGGCTTCGGCGCCGTCGAAGACATCGCCAGCCAGGTGTTCATCCAGTTCAAGGGCGTCGCCTTCACCGTGGTCTACACCGCCATCGTCACCTTCGTGATCCTCAAGGTACTGGACCTGGTGATGGGCCTGCGCGTCAGCGAAGAGGAAGAGACCGTAGGCCTCGACCTGGCTCAGCACAACGAGCGCGGCTACAACCTGTAA
- a CDS encoding HAD family hydrolase, producing MSIQLITFDLDDTLWDVATVMHGAEAALREWLALQAPKLGPVPIEHLWAIRARLLAAEPALKHRLSELRQRILFHALEEAGYPRDEAGTLATRGFDVFLDARHRIDLFPEVHPTLEILANRYRLAVITNGNADVRRLGLADYFQFALCAEELGIGKPDPHPFEEALKRAGVAAAQAVHIGDHPSDDIHGARNAGMRAIWFNPQGKAWDGESAPDAEIRNLAELPALLGRWNNPG from the coding sequence ATGAGCATCCAGCTGATCACCTTCGACCTCGACGACACCCTCTGGGACGTCGCCACCGTGATGCACGGCGCCGAAGCGGCCCTGCGTGAGTGGCTGGCCCTGCAGGCGCCGAAGCTCGGGCCGGTGCCCATCGAGCACCTGTGGGCTATCCGCGCGCGCCTGCTGGCGGCCGAGCCGGCACTCAAGCACCGCCTCAGTGAGCTGCGCCAGCGCATCCTGTTCCATGCCCTGGAAGAGGCCGGCTACCCCCGGGACGAAGCGGGCACCCTGGCCACCCGGGGCTTCGACGTCTTCCTCGACGCACGTCACCGCATCGACCTGTTCCCCGAGGTGCACCCGACCCTGGAGATACTCGCCAACCGCTATCGCCTGGCGGTGATCACCAACGGCAACGCCGACGTGCGCCGCCTGGGCCTGGCCGACTACTTCCAGTTCGCCCTGTGCGCCGAGGAGCTGGGCATCGGCAAACCCGACCCGCACCCGTTCGAGGAGGCGCTGAAACGCGCAGGCGTCGCAGCCGCGCAGGCGGTGCACATTGGCGACCACCCCAGCGACGACATCCACGGCGCCCGTAACGCCGGCATGCGCGCCATCTGGTTCAACCCCCAGGGCAAGGCCTGGGATGGCGAAAGCGCGCCGGATGCGGAGATCCGCAACCTGGCCGAGCTGCCGGCCCTGCTCGGCCGCTGGAACAACCCGGGCTGA